From the genome of Mugil cephalus isolate CIBA_MC_2020 chromosome 2, CIBA_Mcephalus_1.1, whole genome shotgun sequence, one region includes:
- the dcaf15 gene encoding DDB1- and CUL4-associated factor 15: MAPSSKPEKGDSKQKTQRKHKDHVVKLLMRGKLSGQFSQRMFRKLPPRVCVPLKNIVSEEFLRAGHIFLGFTKCGRYVLSYTSDCGEDDDFSFYTYHLYWWEFNLHSRLKQVHHVRLFAGEEIYSDLYLTVCEWPNDHSKIVIFGFNTRSSSSVLMNLMMSDENNRDIYITIASMPPPKPCSYCCPVPSVSTIRTGSGECLEHGYVLNSRYQVVYPFPTFQPAFQLKKDQVILLNTSYSLVACGISLCPGEQGQSSQILYTKRAAPSSPASSSFSSTSLASSSSLPQGSPENQLPPSRPTPIPSSPSHSQAAMRAREFAADLFRRAQGGGVKESEVQGSRRTADGGEKEAVTGDKGINAETPKEDDDCKEWRVEEQRTSLLFASTSGGSPGLPQASELVMSPASSSSSPPSTPTQSTCQEVNPNEPGYVNYSRLHYRLPQPGAAEQSTGGYEDDKVQLPFTVTDLKGRNLQLVTGPYNGQSVCVEQLTLDFEYLINEVIRSDAAWAPQFCSFSDYDVVILEVCPETNTVMINIGLLLLAFSSSDEEHCRPNTYHSNLQVSWDLNTGVCCTVGVGDLTEVKGQTSGSVWSSYRKSCVNTVMKWLVPESSSRYINRMTNEALHKGSSLQVLADSDRCTWIVL; the protein is encoded by the exons ATGGCGCCCAGCTCGAAACCTGAAAAGGGCGATAGCAAACAGAaaacccagagaaaacacaaagaccaTGTCGTGAAGCTTCTCATGCGTGGGAAG ctgtcGGGACAGTTTTCACAGCGCATGTTCAGGAAGCTCCCACCGCGAGTGTGTGTCCCTTTAAAGAACATTGTCAGCGAGGAGTTCCTGAGAGCAGG ACATATTTTTCTTGGCTTTACCAAATGTGGCCGCTATGTCCTATCCTACACCAGCGACTGTGGAGAAGATGATGATTTCTCCTTCTACACCTACCATCTCTATTGGTGGGAATTCAATCTACACAGCAGACTCAAACAG GTCCATCATGTGCGACTGTTTGCGGGAGAAGAAATCTACAGTGACCTGTACCTCACTGTTTGTGAGTGGCCAAATGACCACTCCAAAATTGTCATCTTTGGTTTTAA CACACGTAGTTCAAGCTCTGTACTGATGAACTTAATGATGAGTGATGAGAACAACAGAGACATCTACATCACCATAGCCTCCATGCCTCCTCCTAAACCCTGCTCTTACTGCTGTCCAGTTCCCTCAGTCTCCACCATACGCACTg GAAGTGGTGAATGTCTAGAACATGGATATGTGCTTAATAGCAGGTACCAGGTGGTGTATCCGTTCCCCACGTTTCAGCCAGCTTTCCAGCTGAAGAAGGACCAGGTCATCTTGTTAAACACTAGCTATTCTCTGGTGGCCTGTGGCATCTCCCTCTGTCcag GTGAGCAAGGCCAGTCGTCGCAGATCCTTTACACCAAGAGAGCAGCTCCATCGAGTCCAGCCTCTTCGtctttttcctccacctccttggcctcttcttcctctctacCTCAGGGATCTCCCGAAAATCAGCTGCCGCCTAGCAGGCCTACTCCCATCCCCTCATCTCCTAGCCATTCACAAGCAGCCATGCGAGCCAGGGAGTTTGCTGCTGACCTCTTCAGGCGAGCccagggaggaggagtgaaAGAAAGCGAAGTCCAAGGAAGCAGGAGAACAGCTGATGGCGGTGAAAAAGAGGCAGTGACAGGAGACAAAGGGATTAATGCAGAGACTCCCAAAGAGGATGATGATTGTAAAGAGTGGAGAGTGGAGGAGCAACGGACTAGTTTACTGTTCGCATCAACCTCAGGTGGGAGCCCGGGCCTCCCACAGGCCTCTGAACTAGTGATGTCTcctgcctcttcttcctcttcaccacCATCCACTCCAACCCAGTCCACATGCCAGGAAGTCAACCCCAACGAGCCTGGATATGTCAACTACTCGCGCTTGCACTATCGCCTACCACAGCCCGGGGCAGCGGAGCAGAGTACAGGAG GTTATGAAGATGAtaaagtccagctgcctttcaCAGTCACTGATCTGAAAGGGCGAAACCTGCAGCTGGTTACGGGGCCGTACAAtggacag agtgtgtgtgtggagcagtTGACTCTGGATTTTGAGTATCTTATCAATGAGGTGATCAGGAGCGATGCAGCCTGGGCCCCACAGTTCTGCTCCTTTAGCGACTATGATGTGGTTATACTAGAg GTGTGTCCTGAAACAAACACTGTGATGATCAACATTGGTCTGCTGCTGCTAGCGTTCTCCAGTTCTGATGAGGAGCACTGCAG gccGAACACATACCATTCCAACCTGCAGGTTAGCTGGGACCTAAACACAGGTGTGTGCTGCACTGTGGGTGTTGGTGATCTAACCGAGGTCAAGGGTCAGACCAG tgGGAGTGTGTGGAGTTCTTACAGGAAGTCCTGTGTCAACACGGTGATGAAGTGGCTGGTACCCGAGAGCAGCTCTCGCTACATCAATCGCATGACCAACGAAGCTCTGCACAAAG GTTCGTCTCTTCAAGTGTTGGCAGATAGTGACCGATGTACCTGGATCGTGTTATGA
- the rfx1b gene encoding MHC class II regulatory factor RFX1 isoform X3 produces MATSGYSEDLQPQQANSVTIATPAATTPSSAKTAHFLSEMPPTSGTISAANQSATASKSGQDALCSQAPPTQAQSHKAVVLTTPTQHYVTSDIQQSVVQKSNGQSNSPQYIIVTVTEGSVHSNDSLSDSSPPAPGVPTQVVQPVQTTSQVEHVYSGQVQYVDGAGDTTFTTSTIRSSSYPFSDSPLYSQTPPPSSSTFYEATTSSESDISASVTSQPVSVATAGANSGATAAGGGGYIIQGGYVLGGGGGGGAAAGGGGQSYSSPNSRAPPATVQWLCDNYEGAEGVSLPRCTLYYHYLLHCQEQKLEPVNAASFGKLIRSVFMGLRTRRLGTRGNSKYHYYGLRIKSGSPLLRLMDEQQHMAMRQQPFSQKNRIKPLQKTQGITNGTSGGGGQQQGGALCDISAQVQQYQQFLEASRPLPDFVDMDLQDQTLPDGIQLEHLKAFQSLYREHCEAVLDVMVNLQFTLVETLWKSFWRFSQTNDTESLNLNNESEKRLPKSCLVVLCKFEPVLQWTKECDNLLYQTLVEILIPDVLRPIPSALTQAIRNFAKSLENWLTGAMMNIPEEMVRIKVVCICSFSQTLRRYTSLNHLAQAARAVLQNSAQINQMLSDLNRVDFTNVQEQASWVCQCEDRVVQRLEQDFKATLQQQNSLEQWATWLDGVVSQVLKPYEQNPAALPKAAKVFLLNWSFYSSMVIRDLTLRSAASFGSFHLIRLLYDEYMYYLIEHRVAQAKGETPIAVMGEFASTIKSRISPDMEKEEEEDDEEEESEEESGDIVLQSSSLSTVDEEKEVMEPPTKQPRTNLNLHSLTETHSTAP; encoded by the exons atggcaacttcTGGATACTCAGAGGACCTTCAGCCTCAGCAGGCCAACTCGGTAACCATAGCAACACCTGCTGCCACCACGCCCTCATCCGCAAAGACTGCACACTTCCTGTCCGAGATGCCCCCAACCTCTGGAACCATTTCAGCCGCTAACCAATCAGCCACCGCCTCTAAATCAGGACAGGATGCACTTTGTTCTCAAGCACCTCCCACCCAGGCCCAGAGCCACAAGGCAGTGGTTCTGACTACTCCCACGCAGCACTACGTAACCTctgatatccagcagtctgtAGTCCAGAAGAGCAATGGTCAAAGCAACTCGCCCCAGTACATCATAGTAACCGTTACAG AGGGCTCTGTTCACTCCAATGACAGCCTGTCAGATTCCAGCCCGCCTGCCCCCGGTGTTCCCACTCAGGTGGTCCAACCAGTGCAGACCACCTCACAG GTGGAGCATGTGTACTCTGGACAGGTGCAGTATGTGGACGGGGCAGGAGACACAACTTTTACCACGTCCACCAT TCGATCGAGCAGCTACCCTTTCTCCGACTCACCCCTCTACTCGCAGAcccctcccccgtcctcctccaccttctacGAGGCCACGACCAGCTCTGAGTCAGACATCTCTGCATCCGTGACCTCACAGCCGGTTTCTGTGGCAACAGCGGGAGCGAATAGTGGGGCAACTGCTGCGGGTGGAGGAGGCTACATCATCCAAGGAGGTTATgtgttaggaggaggaggagggggaggcgcAGCAgcgggtggaggaggacagagttACTCCAGCCCTAACTCTCGTGCCCCTCCTGCGACT GTGCAGTGGCTGTGCGATAACTATGAGGGGGCGGAGGGGGTGAGTTTACCTCGCTGCACCCTCTACTACCACTACCTGCTGCACTGCCAGGAGCAGAAACTAGAACCTGTTAATGCTGCGTCCTTCGGCAAGCTCATCAGGTCTGTGTTCATGGGGCTACGCACACGGAGACTTGGaaccag aggGAACTCCAAGTACCACTACTATGGCCTGAGAATCAAGTCCGGTTCCCCTCTGCTCAGACTGATGGATGAACAGCAGCACATGGCGATGAGGCAGCAGCCCTTCTCACAGAAAAACAG GATAAAGCCACTTCAGAAGACACAGGGAATCACCAATGGGACGTCAGGTGGGGGAGGTCAACAGCAGGGAGGAGCACTTTGTGATATTTCTGCACAGGTGCAACAGTACCAGCAGTTCCTAG AAGCATCCAGGCCACTGCCAGACTTCGTGGACATGGATCTGCAAGATCAAACCCTGCCTGATGGGATACAATTAGAACACCTCAAGGCCTTTCAGTCTCTGTACAGAGAACACTGTGAG GCTGTTCTCGATGTGATGGTCAACCTTCAGTTCACTCTTGTGGAGACATTGTGGAAATCCTTCTGGAGGTTCAGTCAGACCAATGATACAGAATCACTCAACCT CAACAATGAGTCTGAGAAACGCTTGCCCAAATCCTGCCTGGTGGTGCTGTGTAAGTTTGAGCCGGTGCTACAGTGGACAAAAGAGTgcgacaacctgctctaccagACTCTGGTGGAGATCCTCATCCCTGATGTGCTCAGACCGATCCCAA GTGCCCTGACTCAGGCCATCCGTAACTTTGCCAAGAGCCTGGAGAACTGGTTGACAGGCGCCATGATGAACATCCCAGAGGAGATGGTTCGCATAAAg GTAGTGTGCATATGCTCCTTCTCCCAGACGCTGCGCCGCTACACCAGCCTGAACCACCTGGCCCAGGCTGCCCGTGCCGTCCTCCAGAACTCGGCTCAGATCAACCAAATGCTCTCCGACCTCAATCGGGTGGATTTCACTAACGTGCAG GAGCAAGCATCCTGGGTTTGTCAGTGTGAAGACCGTGTGGTCCAGAGACTGGAGCAGGACTTTAAAGCCACCCTGCAGCAGCAAAACTCCCTGGAGCAGTGGGCTACCTGGCTGGATGGCGTTGTAAGCCAGGTCCTGAAGCCCTACGAGCAGAATCCTGCCGCCCTGCCCAAGGCCGCCAAGGTCTTCCTGCTCAACTGGTCCTTCTATAG TTCTATGGTAATCCGGGATCTGACTCTGCGCAGCGCTGCAAGTTTTGGCTCCTTTCACCTGATCCGCCTGCTGTATGACGAGTATATGTACTACCTGATAGAGCACAGGGTGGCCCAGGCCAAAGGGGAGACACCCATAGCAGTCATGGGAGAG TTTGCCAGCACCATCAAGAGCCGAATCTCTCCAGACATGGAGAAAG aagaggaggaggacgacgaggaggaggagagcgaggaggagagCGGAGACATCGTGCTGCAGTCCAGCTCTCTGAGCACGGTggacgaggagaaggaggtgatggAGCCGCCCACCAAGCAGCCCAGGACAAACTTAAACCTGCACAGTCTGACTGAGACCCACAGCACAGCACCTTAG
- the rfx1b gene encoding MHC class II regulatory factor RFX1 isoform X2 yields MATSGYSEDLQPQQANSVTIATPAATTPSSAKTAHFLSEMPPTSGTISAANQSATASKSGQDALCSQAPPTQAQSHKAVVLTTPTQHYVTSDIQQSVVQKSNGQSNSPQYIIVTVTEGSVHSNDSLSDSSPPAPGVPTQVVQPVQTTSQRSVLQAVTQAAKRIQTGHINSLQSVHVNPEVEHVYSGQVQYVDGAGDTTFTTSTIRSSSYPFSDSPLYSQTPPPSSSTFYEATTSSESDISASVTSQPVSVATAGANSGATAAGGGGYIIQGGYVLGGGGGGGAAAGGGGQSYSSPNSRAPPATVQWLCDNYEGAEGVSLPRCTLYYHYLLHCQEQKLEPVNAASFGKLIRSVFMGLRTRRLGTRGNSKYHYYGLRIKSGSPLLRLMDEQQHMAMRQQPFSQKNRIKPLQKTQGITNGTSGGGGQQQGGALCDISAQVQQYQQFLEASRPLPDFVDMDLQDQTLPDGIQLEHLKAFQSLYREHCEAVLDVMVNLQFTLVETLWKSFWRFSQTNDTESLNLNNESEKRLPKSCLVVLCKFEPVLQWTKECDNLLYQTLVEILIPDVLRPIPSALTQAIRNFAKSLENWLTGAMMNIPEEMVRIKVVCICSFSQTLRRYTSLNHLAQAARAVLQNSAQINQMLSDLNRVDFTNVQEQASWVCQCEDRVVQRLEQDFKATLQQQNSLEQWATWLDGVVSQVLKPYEQNPAALPKAAKVFLLNWSFYSSMVIRDLTLRSAASFGSFHLIRLLYDEYMYYLIEHRVAQAKGETPIAVMGEFASTIKSRISPDMEKEEEEDDEEEESEEESGDIVLQSSSLSTVDEEKEVMEPPTKQPRTNLNLHSLTETHSTAP; encoded by the exons atggcaacttcTGGATACTCAGAGGACCTTCAGCCTCAGCAGGCCAACTCGGTAACCATAGCAACACCTGCTGCCACCACGCCCTCATCCGCAAAGACTGCACACTTCCTGTCCGAGATGCCCCCAACCTCTGGAACCATTTCAGCCGCTAACCAATCAGCCACCGCCTCTAAATCAGGACAGGATGCACTTTGTTCTCAAGCACCTCCCACCCAGGCCCAGAGCCACAAGGCAGTGGTTCTGACTACTCCCACGCAGCACTACGTAACCTctgatatccagcagtctgtAGTCCAGAAGAGCAATGGTCAAAGCAACTCGCCCCAGTACATCATAGTAACCGTTACAG AGGGCTCTGTTCACTCCAATGACAGCCTGTCAGATTCCAGCCCGCCTGCCCCCGGTGTTCCCACTCAGGTGGTCCAACCAGTGCAGACCACCTCACAG AGGTCAGTGTTGCAAGCAGTAACGCAGGCTGCCAAGAGGATTCAGACAGGCCACATCAACAGCCTTCAGTCTGTGCACGTTAACCCGGAG GTGGAGCATGTGTACTCTGGACAGGTGCAGTATGTGGACGGGGCAGGAGACACAACTTTTACCACGTCCACCAT TCGATCGAGCAGCTACCCTTTCTCCGACTCACCCCTCTACTCGCAGAcccctcccccgtcctcctccaccttctacGAGGCCACGACCAGCTCTGAGTCAGACATCTCTGCATCCGTGACCTCACAGCCGGTTTCTGTGGCAACAGCGGGAGCGAATAGTGGGGCAACTGCTGCGGGTGGAGGAGGCTACATCATCCAAGGAGGTTATgtgttaggaggaggaggagggggaggcgcAGCAgcgggtggaggaggacagagttACTCCAGCCCTAACTCTCGTGCCCCTCCTGCGACT GTGCAGTGGCTGTGCGATAACTATGAGGGGGCGGAGGGGGTGAGTTTACCTCGCTGCACCCTCTACTACCACTACCTGCTGCACTGCCAGGAGCAGAAACTAGAACCTGTTAATGCTGCGTCCTTCGGCAAGCTCATCAGGTCTGTGTTCATGGGGCTACGCACACGGAGACTTGGaaccag aggGAACTCCAAGTACCACTACTATGGCCTGAGAATCAAGTCCGGTTCCCCTCTGCTCAGACTGATGGATGAACAGCAGCACATGGCGATGAGGCAGCAGCCCTTCTCACAGAAAAACAG GATAAAGCCACTTCAGAAGACACAGGGAATCACCAATGGGACGTCAGGTGGGGGAGGTCAACAGCAGGGAGGAGCACTTTGTGATATTTCTGCACAGGTGCAACAGTACCAGCAGTTCCTAG AAGCATCCAGGCCACTGCCAGACTTCGTGGACATGGATCTGCAAGATCAAACCCTGCCTGATGGGATACAATTAGAACACCTCAAGGCCTTTCAGTCTCTGTACAGAGAACACTGTGAG GCTGTTCTCGATGTGATGGTCAACCTTCAGTTCACTCTTGTGGAGACATTGTGGAAATCCTTCTGGAGGTTCAGTCAGACCAATGATACAGAATCACTCAACCT CAACAATGAGTCTGAGAAACGCTTGCCCAAATCCTGCCTGGTGGTGCTGTGTAAGTTTGAGCCGGTGCTACAGTGGACAAAAGAGTgcgacaacctgctctaccagACTCTGGTGGAGATCCTCATCCCTGATGTGCTCAGACCGATCCCAA GTGCCCTGACTCAGGCCATCCGTAACTTTGCCAAGAGCCTGGAGAACTGGTTGACAGGCGCCATGATGAACATCCCAGAGGAGATGGTTCGCATAAAg GTAGTGTGCATATGCTCCTTCTCCCAGACGCTGCGCCGCTACACCAGCCTGAACCACCTGGCCCAGGCTGCCCGTGCCGTCCTCCAGAACTCGGCTCAGATCAACCAAATGCTCTCCGACCTCAATCGGGTGGATTTCACTAACGTGCAG GAGCAAGCATCCTGGGTTTGTCAGTGTGAAGACCGTGTGGTCCAGAGACTGGAGCAGGACTTTAAAGCCACCCTGCAGCAGCAAAACTCCCTGGAGCAGTGGGCTACCTGGCTGGATGGCGTTGTAAGCCAGGTCCTGAAGCCCTACGAGCAGAATCCTGCCGCCCTGCCCAAGGCCGCCAAGGTCTTCCTGCTCAACTGGTCCTTCTATAG TTCTATGGTAATCCGGGATCTGACTCTGCGCAGCGCTGCAAGTTTTGGCTCCTTTCACCTGATCCGCCTGCTGTATGACGAGTATATGTACTACCTGATAGAGCACAGGGTGGCCCAGGCCAAAGGGGAGACACCCATAGCAGTCATGGGAGAG TTTGCCAGCACCATCAAGAGCCGAATCTCTCCAGACATGGAGAAAG aagaggaggaggacgacgaggaggaggagagcgaggaggagagCGGAGACATCGTGCTGCAGTCCAGCTCTCTGAGCACGGTggacgaggagaaggaggtgatggAGCCGCCCACCAAGCAGCCCAGGACAAACTTAAACCTGCACAGTCTGACTGAGACCCACAGCACAGCACCTTAG
- the rfx1b gene encoding MHC class II regulatory factor RFX1 isoform X1 has translation MATSGYSEDLQPQQANSVTIATPAATTPSSAKTAHFLSEMPPTSGTISAANQSATASKSGQDALCSQAPPTQAQSHKAVVLTTPTQHYVTSDIQQSVVQKSNGQSNSPQYIIVTVTEGSVHSNDSLSDSSPPAPGVPTQVVQPVQTTSQQRSVLQAVTQAAKRIQTGHINSLQSVHVNPEVEHVYSGQVQYVDGAGDTTFTTSTIRSSSYPFSDSPLYSQTPPPSSSTFYEATTSSESDISASVTSQPVSVATAGANSGATAAGGGGYIIQGGYVLGGGGGGGAAAGGGGQSYSSPNSRAPPATVQWLCDNYEGAEGVSLPRCTLYYHYLLHCQEQKLEPVNAASFGKLIRSVFMGLRTRRLGTRGNSKYHYYGLRIKSGSPLLRLMDEQQHMAMRQQPFSQKNRIKPLQKTQGITNGTSGGGGQQQGGALCDISAQVQQYQQFLEASRPLPDFVDMDLQDQTLPDGIQLEHLKAFQSLYREHCEAVLDVMVNLQFTLVETLWKSFWRFSQTNDTESLNLNNESEKRLPKSCLVVLCKFEPVLQWTKECDNLLYQTLVEILIPDVLRPIPSALTQAIRNFAKSLENWLTGAMMNIPEEMVRIKVVCICSFSQTLRRYTSLNHLAQAARAVLQNSAQINQMLSDLNRVDFTNVQEQASWVCQCEDRVVQRLEQDFKATLQQQNSLEQWATWLDGVVSQVLKPYEQNPAALPKAAKVFLLNWSFYSSMVIRDLTLRSAASFGSFHLIRLLYDEYMYYLIEHRVAQAKGETPIAVMGEFASTIKSRISPDMEKEEEEDDEEEESEEESGDIVLQSSSLSTVDEEKEVMEPPTKQPRTNLNLHSLTETHSTAP, from the exons atggcaacttcTGGATACTCAGAGGACCTTCAGCCTCAGCAGGCCAACTCGGTAACCATAGCAACACCTGCTGCCACCACGCCCTCATCCGCAAAGACTGCACACTTCCTGTCCGAGATGCCCCCAACCTCTGGAACCATTTCAGCCGCTAACCAATCAGCCACCGCCTCTAAATCAGGACAGGATGCACTTTGTTCTCAAGCACCTCCCACCCAGGCCCAGAGCCACAAGGCAGTGGTTCTGACTACTCCCACGCAGCACTACGTAACCTctgatatccagcagtctgtAGTCCAGAAGAGCAATGGTCAAAGCAACTCGCCCCAGTACATCATAGTAACCGTTACAG AGGGCTCTGTTCACTCCAATGACAGCCTGTCAGATTCCAGCCCGCCTGCCCCCGGTGTTCCCACTCAGGTGGTCCAACCAGTGCAGACCACCTCACAG CAGAGGTCAGTGTTGCAAGCAGTAACGCAGGCTGCCAAGAGGATTCAGACAGGCCACATCAACAGCCTTCAGTCTGTGCACGTTAACCCGGAG GTGGAGCATGTGTACTCTGGACAGGTGCAGTATGTGGACGGGGCAGGAGACACAACTTTTACCACGTCCACCAT TCGATCGAGCAGCTACCCTTTCTCCGACTCACCCCTCTACTCGCAGAcccctcccccgtcctcctccaccttctacGAGGCCACGACCAGCTCTGAGTCAGACATCTCTGCATCCGTGACCTCACAGCCGGTTTCTGTGGCAACAGCGGGAGCGAATAGTGGGGCAACTGCTGCGGGTGGAGGAGGCTACATCATCCAAGGAGGTTATgtgttaggaggaggaggagggggaggcgcAGCAgcgggtggaggaggacagagttACTCCAGCCCTAACTCTCGTGCCCCTCCTGCGACT GTGCAGTGGCTGTGCGATAACTATGAGGGGGCGGAGGGGGTGAGTTTACCTCGCTGCACCCTCTACTACCACTACCTGCTGCACTGCCAGGAGCAGAAACTAGAACCTGTTAATGCTGCGTCCTTCGGCAAGCTCATCAGGTCTGTGTTCATGGGGCTACGCACACGGAGACTTGGaaccag aggGAACTCCAAGTACCACTACTATGGCCTGAGAATCAAGTCCGGTTCCCCTCTGCTCAGACTGATGGATGAACAGCAGCACATGGCGATGAGGCAGCAGCCCTTCTCACAGAAAAACAG GATAAAGCCACTTCAGAAGACACAGGGAATCACCAATGGGACGTCAGGTGGGGGAGGTCAACAGCAGGGAGGAGCACTTTGTGATATTTCTGCACAGGTGCAACAGTACCAGCAGTTCCTAG AAGCATCCAGGCCACTGCCAGACTTCGTGGACATGGATCTGCAAGATCAAACCCTGCCTGATGGGATACAATTAGAACACCTCAAGGCCTTTCAGTCTCTGTACAGAGAACACTGTGAG GCTGTTCTCGATGTGATGGTCAACCTTCAGTTCACTCTTGTGGAGACATTGTGGAAATCCTTCTGGAGGTTCAGTCAGACCAATGATACAGAATCACTCAACCT CAACAATGAGTCTGAGAAACGCTTGCCCAAATCCTGCCTGGTGGTGCTGTGTAAGTTTGAGCCGGTGCTACAGTGGACAAAAGAGTgcgacaacctgctctaccagACTCTGGTGGAGATCCTCATCCCTGATGTGCTCAGACCGATCCCAA GTGCCCTGACTCAGGCCATCCGTAACTTTGCCAAGAGCCTGGAGAACTGGTTGACAGGCGCCATGATGAACATCCCAGAGGAGATGGTTCGCATAAAg GTAGTGTGCATATGCTCCTTCTCCCAGACGCTGCGCCGCTACACCAGCCTGAACCACCTGGCCCAGGCTGCCCGTGCCGTCCTCCAGAACTCGGCTCAGATCAACCAAATGCTCTCCGACCTCAATCGGGTGGATTTCACTAACGTGCAG GAGCAAGCATCCTGGGTTTGTCAGTGTGAAGACCGTGTGGTCCAGAGACTGGAGCAGGACTTTAAAGCCACCCTGCAGCAGCAAAACTCCCTGGAGCAGTGGGCTACCTGGCTGGATGGCGTTGTAAGCCAGGTCCTGAAGCCCTACGAGCAGAATCCTGCCGCCCTGCCCAAGGCCGCCAAGGTCTTCCTGCTCAACTGGTCCTTCTATAG TTCTATGGTAATCCGGGATCTGACTCTGCGCAGCGCTGCAAGTTTTGGCTCCTTTCACCTGATCCGCCTGCTGTATGACGAGTATATGTACTACCTGATAGAGCACAGGGTGGCCCAGGCCAAAGGGGAGACACCCATAGCAGTCATGGGAGAG TTTGCCAGCACCATCAAGAGCCGAATCTCTCCAGACATGGAGAAAG aagaggaggaggacgacgaggaggaggagagcgaggaggagagCGGAGACATCGTGCTGCAGTCCAGCTCTCTGAGCACGGTggacgaggagaaggaggtgatggAGCCGCCCACCAAGCAGCCCAGGACAAACTTAAACCTGCACAGTCTGACTGAGACCCACAGCACAGCACCTTAG
- the rln3b gene encoding relaxin-3b, translated as MWKAALLTLGLLVALVDRVRSNDGHPSFYGVKLCGREFIRAVIFTCGGSRWRRSVGDMDVIGEEPFDPWKTNPVPQFTSEQDSAGPQAWKDQTLDAASVAAGFSRSARSPVLEEVLEALRSADRKGRDVVVGLSNACCKWGCSKSEISSLC; from the exons ATGTGGAAGGCAGCACTCTTGACCCTGGGCTTGTTGGTGGCACTGGTAGACAGGGTCAGGTCTAATGATGGTCATCCGTCTTTCTACGGGGTGAAACTGTGTGGGAGAGAATTCATACGAGCCGTCATCTTTACCTGTGGTGGTTCTCGCTGGAGGAGAAGTGTAGGAGACATGG ATGTTATTGGAGAAGAGCCCTTTGATCCCTGGAAGACAAATCCTGTCCCTCAGTTTACCAGTGAACAAGATTCTGCAGGTCCCCAGGCATGGAAAGATCAAACGTTGGACGCTGCATCTGTGGCAGCTGGATTCAGTCGCTCAGCTCGCTCGCCAGTCTTGGAGGAGGTCCTGGAGGCTCTACGGAGTGCAGATAGAAAAGGACGTGATGTAGTGGTCGGACTGTCCAATGCTTGCTGCAAGTGGGGCTGCAGCAAGAGCGAAATCAGTTCTCTGTGCTGA